From one Macellibacteroides fermentans genomic stretch:
- a CDS encoding MgtC/SapB family protein, whose amino-acid sequence MLKLLVSFVLGAIIGFERQFRRHDAGMRTFTLICMGSTAAMLLSIWIPQSYPNFLNGDPGRIAAQVLTGIGFLGAGAIIQSHGSVHGLTTAACIWVMAVIGLTVGAGMYITAIITTIFTLIVLVSLESLEKRMWLDGVNKILSITCNTATPDLRTIRSIIENRNIFIVSLSYEQNYDKNIAVITFKVNVKAKSSYTELFNQIRSLGYISQIKLLA is encoded by the coding sequence ATGTTGAAATTGTTAGTTAGTTTTGTCCTTGGTGCTATTATTGGATTTGAAAGACAATTTAGAAGACATGATGCAGGAATGAGAACCTTTACATTGATTTGTATGGGTTCGACTGCAGCAATGCTTCTTTCAATTTGGATTCCACAATCATATCCTAACTTTCTAAATGGAGATCCTGGAAGAATAGCAGCTCAAGTCTTAACTGGAATAGGCTTTTTAGGTGCAGGCGCAATTATACAGAGTCATGGCAGCGTACACGGCTTAACAACAGCTGCTTGTATTTGGGTTATGGCTGTAATTGGACTAACTGTTGGCGCTGGAATGTATATTACAGCTATTATTACAACAATTTTCACATTAATCGTACTGGTTTCCCTCGAAAGTTTAGAAAAGCGGATGTGGCTTGATGGAGTCAATAAAATTCTATCAATAACATGCAATACGGCAACACCTGATCTTCGAACTATACGAAGTATTATTGAAAATAGGAATATATTTATTGTCAGCCTTTCCTACGAACAAAATTACGATAAGAATATTGCAGTAATTACGTTTAAAGTGAATGTAAAAGCAAAATCTTCTTATACAGAATTATTTAACCAAATTCGCTCATTAGGTTATATATCCCAAATAAAGCTATTAGCTTAA
- a CDS encoding dihydroorotate dehydrogenase: MANLNVNIGNLQLKNPVMTASGTFGYGIEFADFVDLTQIGGIFVKGTTIEHREGNPYPRMAETPAGMLNAVGLQNKGADYFANNIYPNIKDIDTHMIVNVSGSTVETYVECAEKIAALDKIPAIELNISCPNVKHGGMAFGVTCAGAAEVVRAVRKVYPKTLIVKLSPNVTDVTEIARAVEAEGADAVSLINTLLGMAIDAEKRKPILSTVTGGLSGPCVKPIALRMVWQTYNAVKIPIIGLGGISNWKDAVEFMLAGSSAIQIGTYNFVDPAISVKTVEGINDYLDKHGFKSVTEIIGALEV; encoded by the coding sequence ATGGCAAATTTAAATGTAAATATAGGGAATCTGCAATTGAAAAACCCGGTGATGACCGCCTCTGGGACTTTTGGTTATGGCATCGAGTTTGCCGATTTTGTAGATTTAACTCAAATTGGAGGTATATTCGTTAAAGGTACAACAATTGAACACCGCGAAGGCAATCCATATCCTCGTATGGCAGAAACTCCCGCCGGAATGCTTAATGCCGTTGGACTTCAAAACAAGGGTGCCGATTATTTTGCTAATAACATCTATCCGAATATAAAGGATATTGATACGCACATGATTGTAAATGTGAGTGGATCTACCGTAGAAACTTACGTTGAATGTGCCGAAAAAATTGCTGCTTTAGATAAGATTCCAGCTATTGAATTAAATATTTCTTGTCCAAACGTTAAGCACGGAGGGATGGCTTTCGGCGTTACTTGCGCAGGTGCCGCAGAAGTAGTTCGTGCCGTAAGAAAAGTATACCCCAAAACATTGATAGTAAAACTTTCGCCCAATGTTACCGACGTAACAGAAATTGCGAGAGCCGTAGAAGCCGAAGGTGCCGATGCTGTGTCTCTTATCAATACCCTTCTGGGAATGGCTATTGATGCCGAAAAAAGAAAACCGATATTATCGACAGTTACGGGTGGACTTTCCGGACCATGTGTTAAACCTATTGCACTGAGAATGGTTTGGCAAACTTACAATGCTGTTAAAATACCCATTATTGGCTTAGGGGGGATATCCAACTGGAAAGATGCGGTAGAATTTATGCTGGCAGGCTCTTCTGCAATTCAAATTGGAACATATAACTTCGTTGATCCGGCAATTTCTGTAAAAACAGTTGAAGGCATCAACGATTATCTAGATAAGCATGGCTTCAAATCTGTGACAGAAATTATTGGAGCTCTTGAAGTCTAA
- a CDS encoding AMP nucleosidase — protein MKTKQEIVENWLPRYTERKLEDFTKYILLTNFTKYVELFAETFNVPILGLKSSMPNASAEGITIINFGMGSANAATVMDLLSAIKPKAVLFLGKCGGLKKSNNLGDYLLPIAAIRGEGTSDEYLPKEVPSLPAFSMLRAISSAIRDQGRDYWTGTVYTTNRRVWEYDNEFKSYLVKTHATGIDMETATLLTAGFANEIPTGALLMISDKPMDESGVKTEESDKLVTQNFAPEHVNLGIEALRQIIKGNKTIRHIRFSW, from the coding sequence ATGAAAACAAAACAAGAAATAGTTGAAAATTGGTTGCCTAGATATACGGAACGGAAGCTCGAAGATTTTACCAAGTATATTTTGCTTACCAATTTTACGAAATATGTGGAATTATTTGCCGAGACCTTTAATGTACCCATACTGGGACTTAAATCGTCTATGCCTAACGCTTCGGCCGAAGGTATAACCATTATCAATTTTGGTATGGGTAGTGCAAATGCGGCCACTGTTATGGATCTGCTATCTGCTATCAAACCAAAGGCTGTGTTGTTTCTGGGTAAATGCGGCGGACTTAAAAAGAGTAATAATCTGGGCGATTATCTGTTGCCTATCGCTGCCATTCGGGGTGAAGGCACATCCGACGAGTATTTACCCAAAGAGGTTCCTTCGTTGCCGGCATTTTCCATGTTAAGGGCTATTTCTTCCGCCATTAGGGATCAGGGACGCGATTATTGGACAGGTACGGTTTACACTACCAACCGCCGGGTGTGGGAATACGACAATGAGTTTAAATCTTACCTGGTAAAAACCCATGCAACCGGTATAGATATGGAAACGGCTACATTGCTTACTGCCGGTTTTGCAAATGAGATCCCTACAGGTGCACTGCTGATGATTTCGGATAAACCTATGGACGAAAGCGGTGTTAAAACGGAGGAGAGTGATAAGTTGGTGACACAGAACTTTGCTCCCGAGCATGTCAACCTCGGCATTGAAGCTCTGCGACAGATCATCAAAGGCAACAAAACAATCAGACACATACGTTTTAGCTGGTAA
- a CDS encoding dihydroorotate dehydrogenase electron transfer subunit: protein MKKYLLDLKVADNVRLHPNYCLLKLTSEETLPEMIPGQFVEVRVDGSSSTFLRRPISVNYVDKDRNELWLLVQLIGDGTRRMAEYRQGDTMNVVLPLGNGFTIPDSDQEEKNLLLVGGGVGTAPMLFLGAVLKSKGFHPIFLLGGRTKNDVLQLDDFAKFGDVCITTEDGSLGEKGFVTNHSILNTKLFDTIYTCGPKPMMVAVAKYAAGKDISCEVSLENTMACGFGACLCCVENTVEGHVCVCTEGPVFNTRKLKWQI, encoded by the coding sequence ATGAAGAAGTATTTACTGGATTTAAAGGTTGCAGATAATGTTCGCCTTCATCCAAATTATTGTCTCCTGAAACTAACTTCAGAAGAAACTCTTCCCGAAATGATTCCCGGACAATTTGTTGAAGTTCGAGTGGATGGTTCATCTTCTACCTTTCTTAGACGTCCAATTTCTGTTAATTATGTGGATAAAGATCGGAATGAATTATGGTTGCTTGTCCAACTAATTGGTGACGGCACCCGCCGAATGGCCGAATACAGACAGGGAGATACGATGAATGTTGTATTGCCTTTAGGTAATGGTTTTACAATTCCAGATTCGGATCAGGAAGAAAAGAATTTACTACTGGTTGGTGGTGGAGTTGGAACAGCGCCAATGCTGTTTTTGGGTGCTGTTTTAAAATCCAAAGGCTTTCATCCAATCTTCCTATTGGGAGGAAGAACAAAGAATGATGTATTGCAGTTAGACGATTTTGCAAAATTCGGCGATGTTTGCATTACTACTGAAGATGGTTCTTTAGGCGAAAAGGGATTTGTAACAAATCATTCGATTTTGAACACAAAGCTGTTTGATACAATTTATACCTGTGGTCCGAAACCTATGATGGTAGCTGTGGCAAAATATGCTGCTGGCAAAGATATTTCATGTGAAGTGTCTCTTGAGAATACCATGGCTTGTGGCTTCGGAGCCTGCCTTTGTTGTGTAGAAAATACAGTAGAAGGACATGTGTGTGTTTGCACAGAAGGTCCAGTCTTTAATACTAGAAAATTAAAATGGCAAATTTAA
- a CDS encoding helix-turn-helix domain-containing protein, translated as MKDRILRIMEHEGISPSKFAEEIGIQRSAMSHIISGRNNPSLDVLTKIMQRFTYVDTDWLLFGKGSMVKNGITKIEEPNLFRENEINPPIVQVEPEYRKHTEFSKPEITTKNTGIEQIKYEERSSKNVSKIMIFYSDNTFETFTPEKNKKE; from the coding sequence ATGAAAGATAGAATTTTGAGAATCATGGAACATGAAGGAATTTCACCTTCTAAATTTGCTGAAGAGATTGGCATTCAAAGATCAGCCATGTCTCATATTATTTCTGGACGCAATAATCCCAGTTTGGATGTGCTGACAAAAATTATGCAACGATTTACTTACGTGGATACAGATTGGCTATTGTTCGGTAAAGGATCGATGGTTAAAAATGGAATTACTAAAATAGAAGAGCCTAATTTATTTCGCGAGAATGAGATTAATCCGCCCATTGTACAGGTCGAACCCGAATATCGCAAGCACACGGAGTTCAGCAAACCCGAAATTACAACAAAAAACACTGGTATTGAACAGATTAAATACGAAGAACGGAGCTCTAAAAATGTAAGTAAAATAATGATTTTTTATTCGGATAACACTTTCGAGACCTTTACTCCCGAAAAAAACAAGAAAGAATAA
- the holA gene encoding DNA polymerase III subunit delta, with the protein MAKKEYTFEELSRDIVQKKFSPVYFFMGEEPFFMDKLTDLLINNVLSEEEKDFNQLVFYGADAEASAIINAARRFPMMSKYQLIVVREAQLIKDIEELNHYVQNPLQSTVLVVNYKYKNLDRRRALAGSVDKTGILFESKKVADYKMPAFIGSMLQQQNIAIDAKASQMLADFLGNDLSRLTKELDKLSLLLPGNLPKKITPELVEQNIGISKEFNNFELIKALASKDKLKVNRIIHYFDKNPKNNPIQATLPVLFNYFSNLLICYYSKDRSENGLMQALGLKNSFQVKDYAIGIKNYSAMKVFNLISDIRTCDAKSKGVENISFSDGELLKELIYKILH; encoded by the coding sequence ATGGCCAAGAAAGAATATACATTCGAAGAGTTATCCAGAGATATTGTTCAGAAAAAGTTCAGTCCCGTCTATTTCTTTATGGGGGAAGAACCCTTTTTTATGGATAAACTTACCGATTTGCTGATCAATAATGTTTTATCGGAAGAGGAAAAAGATTTTAATCAACTTGTTTTTTACGGTGCTGATGCCGAAGCAAGCGCCATTATCAATGCGGCCCGCCGTTTTCCGATGATGTCTAAATACCAACTAATTGTTGTTAGGGAAGCCCAGCTTATAAAAGATATCGAAGAGCTGAACCACTATGTGCAAAATCCGCTGCAATCTACAGTGTTGGTTGTTAATTACAAATATAAAAACTTGGATAGAAGAAGGGCTTTAGCCGGATCTGTGGATAAAACAGGCATATTATTCGAGTCTAAAAAGGTTGCCGACTATAAAATGCCTGCTTTCATCGGCAGCATGTTACAACAACAAAATATTGCTATCGATGCGAAAGCATCGCAGATGTTGGCCGACTTTTTAGGAAATGACTTAAGTCGGCTTACTAAGGAGTTGGACAAGCTATCTTTGCTTCTTCCTGGTAATCTGCCTAAAAAAATTACTCCCGAACTTGTAGAGCAAAACATTGGTATAAGCAAGGAGTTTAACAATTTTGAGCTTATTAAGGCGCTTGCATCCAAAGACAAACTCAAAGTAAACCGGATTATTCATTATTTTGATAAGAATCCCAAAAACAATCCTATACAGGCAACCTTACCAGTGTTATTTAATTACTTCTCTAATTTATTGATATGCTATTATAGTAAGGATCGATCCGAAAATGGATTAATGCAGGCATTGGGACTGAAAAACAGTTTTCAGGTCAAAGATTATGCTATAGGAATCAAGAACTACTCGGCCATGAAAGTCTTCAATCTGATATCTGATATACGTACCTGCGATGCTAAATCGAAAGGAGTAGAGAATATTTCTTTTTCAGATGGAGAACTGCTTAAAGAACTTATATACAAAATACTTCATTAG
- a CDS encoding ester cyclase, which produces MKTVKFKLISALLLLIIAFSLTNCIISKDDKKEYDQLKARCELESQNKSTVRQVFEAINARDFEKMRTFYAPEYKMTGPRLPNAYTIDSLIQYIQRDIAVFPDWKYSVENMVAQGDTVAVKIAQFGVQANEYMGIKPKANQISRAAIFITVFSNGKLKETWILQDNLGFMEQIGMQLTVKPEDKTKGKR; this is translated from the coding sequence ATGAAAACGGTTAAATTTAAACTTATTAGTGCTTTATTACTACTGATAATTGCGTTTAGTCTAACAAATTGCATTATTAGTAAGGATGACAAAAAAGAATACGATCAACTTAAGGCACGATGTGAACTTGAAAGCCAAAACAAAAGTACAGTCAGGCAGGTTTTTGAAGCTATAAATGCCAGAGACTTCGAAAAAATGAGAACTTTTTATGCGCCTGAATATAAGATGACTGGTCCACGTTTGCCGAACGCCTACACTATCGACTCTTTAATTCAGTATATACAAAGAGATATAGCAGTATTTCCAGACTGGAAATATAGTGTTGAGAATATGGTAGCACAGGGTGATACTGTGGCAGTTAAAATAGCCCAGTTTGGTGTTCAAGCAAATGAATATATGGGTATTAAACCTAAAGCAAATCAAATCTCAAGAGCAGCCATTTTTATTACGGTTTTCTCCAACGGAAAACTTAAAGAAACATGGATTCTACAAGATAACCTGGGATTTATGGAGCAAATTGGAATGCAATTAACTGTTAAACCAGAAGATAAGACTAAAGGAAAGAGATAA
- a CDS encoding IS256 family transposase — protein MDRNSQEYQLMRDKALAQLRSGESLTGKDGAFGPLLKEFLEAALDGEMSSHLDESERQIGNKRNGRGSKHVKTMAGEIEIVTPQDRHSSFNPEILKKRETILADNMSSKIISLYGMGMSLRDISTHIEEMYDVEISHNTLSEIIDRIVPKVKEWQSRPLENMYTILWLDAMHYKVKDGGRTESRAVYNVLAINKDGRKELIGMYVSESEGANFWLSVLTDLKARGMKDVLIACIDNLTGFAEAISTIFPHVIIQSCIVHQIRNSLKYVASKDQKEFMSDLKTIYQAPTLDLAELNFDKLQDKWGKKYPVVMDSWKRNWDKLTSYFAYDEQIRKLIYTTNAVEGFHRQVRKVTKTKGVFPNDMALMKLIYLAVINISKKWTQPLHNWALTAGQLRIKFGDRMPLDI, from the coding sequence ATGGATAGAAACAGTCAAGAGTACCAGTTAATGCGAGACAAGGCATTAGCACAACTTCGCAGTGGTGAATCACTCACAGGAAAGGATGGCGCCTTTGGCCCCTTATTAAAAGAGTTTTTAGAAGCCGCTTTAGACGGAGAGATGTCCTCTCATCTGGATGAGTCAGAGCGTCAGATTGGCAATAAGCGTAATGGCCGAGGCAGTAAGCACGTTAAAACGATGGCCGGGGAGATTGAGATAGTGACTCCCCAGGATCGCCACAGCAGTTTTAATCCGGAGATTCTCAAGAAACGGGAGACGATTTTGGCAGATAATATGTCCTCCAAAATTATCAGTTTGTATGGAATGGGGATGAGTCTGAGAGATATTTCCACTCATATAGAGGAAATGTACGATGTGGAGATTTCACACAATACCCTTAGCGAAATAATAGACCGGATCGTTCCCAAGGTAAAAGAATGGCAAAGTCGCCCTTTGGAGAATATGTACACCATTCTATGGTTGGATGCGATGCACTATAAAGTAAAAGATGGAGGCCGAACCGAAAGCAGAGCAGTGTATAATGTATTGGCCATCAACAAAGATGGCCGTAAGGAGCTTATAGGTATGTATGTTTCCGAAAGCGAGGGAGCTAACTTCTGGTTGAGTGTTCTGACCGATCTTAAAGCACGGGGGATGAAAGATGTTTTGATTGCTTGTATTGATAATCTAACGGGGTTCGCAGAGGCCATCAGCACAATTTTCCCTCATGTGATTATACAGAGTTGTATTGTTCACCAAATCCGGAACTCATTGAAATATGTTGCCTCAAAAGATCAGAAAGAGTTTATGTCTGATTTAAAGACAATCTATCAAGCCCCTACGCTTGATCTGGCGGAATTGAATTTTGATAAACTACAAGATAAATGGGGTAAGAAATATCCTGTAGTCATGGATTCATGGAAAAGGAATTGGGACAAGCTTACATCCTATTTTGCTTATGATGAACAGATTCGAAAACTAATTTACACCACTAATGCCGTAGAAGGCTTCCATCGTCAAGTTAGAAAAGTGACCAAGACAAAGGGCGTTTTCCCTAATGACATGGCCTTGATGAAGTTGATCTACCTGGCCGTTATAAATATCTCAAAAAAATGGACACAGCCTCTTCATAATTGGGCATTGACAGCCGGTCAATTGCGGATTAAGTTCGGTGATAGAATGCCATTGGATATATAA
- a CDS encoding aminodeoxychorismate synthase component I translates to MKLFTKQEALDRMNLLGKSGKPFLFIIDYDQAEIFIEEPHLINSKECLFNLNGFTNVDNACNINRAGGELMGNFNSDPERTTKLDKDIKWVVKPVSWENYKRSFQTVIKNINEGNSYLTNLTCATLVETNLSLQELFLRSDSLYKMWFKDRFVFFSPEIFVRIQNGDIYSYPMKGTIDASLPDAEHCILNDLKESAEHATIVDLIRNDLSIVAKDVTVSKYRYLDKIMTNKGSLLQVSSEIKGKLPVDYSAKLGDILFALLPAGSITGAPKKKTQAIISESETHKRGFYTGIAGYFDGERLDSTVMIRFIEQADGKFYFKSGGGITAKSNLESEYNEMIQKVYVPLY, encoded by the coding sequence ATGAAACTTTTTACTAAACAAGAAGCGCTTGACCGTATGAACCTGCTAGGTAAATCGGGCAAGCCTTTTCTATTTATTATTGATTATGATCAGGCTGAAATCTTTATCGAAGAACCTCATCTTATCAACTCTAAAGAATGTTTATTCAATTTGAATGGCTTCACGAATGTTGATAATGCTTGTAATATAAATAGAGCAGGAGGGGAGCTGATGGGTAATTTTAATTCTGACCCAGAAAGGACAACAAAATTAGATAAAGATATAAAATGGGTGGTGAAGCCTGTGTCGTGGGAAAATTATAAACGATCATTTCAAACTGTGATCAAAAATATTAACGAAGGGAATTCGTATTTAACCAACCTTACTTGTGCTACTCTGGTAGAAACAAATCTTTCGTTGCAGGAGCTTTTTCTTCGATCGGATTCCCTGTATAAAATGTGGTTTAAAGATCGGTTTGTATTTTTTTCGCCAGAAATATTTGTTCGTATACAAAATGGCGATATTTATTCCTATCCCATGAAAGGAACAATTGATGCCTCATTACCGGATGCTGAGCATTGTATTCTGAATGATTTGAAAGAGTCTGCAGAGCATGCAACAATTGTTGATCTGATTAGAAATGATTTGAGTATTGTTGCAAAAGATGTTACAGTAAGTAAATACCGCTATTTGGATAAAATAATGACAAATAAAGGCTCTTTGCTTCAAGTAAGTTCCGAAATAAAAGGAAAACTCCCTGTTGATTATAGTGCCAAGTTGGGGGATATTCTTTTTGCCTTATTACCTGCCGGGTCAATTACAGGAGCACCTAAAAAGAAGACGCAGGCAATTATAAGTGAATCTGAAACACATAAAAGAGGATTTTATACAGGTATTGCTGGCTATTTTGATGGTGAAAGATTGGATAGTACAGTAATGATCCGTTTTATAGAACAGGCCGACGGCAAATTCTACTTCAAAAGTGGCGGAGGTATTACAGCAAAAAGTAATTTAGAGTCTGAGTATAACGAAATGATACAGAAAGTATATGTGCCACTATATTGA
- a CDS encoding aminotransferase class IV — translation MCHYIESICIEKGQILNLSFHNKRFNTTRKELFGSSSFVNLEDFINAETHFERTKCRVIYDQEIIDVSYQPYKLPSINCLSLVFDNEINYQYKSTDRNRINQLFDLRNDADDILIVKNGLVTDTSFCNIALWNGMEWETPAKPLLKGTRREQLLSNFTIKERNIYLEDIYTYNKIRLFNAMIQFGEIELMINKFTLKNTIHKNA, via the coding sequence ATGTGCCACTATATTGAATCAATTTGTATAGAAAAAGGACAGATTCTGAATCTTTCCTTTCATAATAAGCGCTTTAATACTACTCGTAAAGAGTTATTTGGATCCTCCTCATTCGTCAATCTTGAAGATTTTATTAATGCTGAGACACATTTTGAGCGAACAAAATGCAGAGTAATATATGATCAAGAGATAATCGATGTTAGTTATCAACCTTATAAACTGCCGTCTATAAACTGTCTGAGTCTTGTTTTTGATAACGAAATAAATTATCAATATAAGAGCACTGATCGTAATCGGATTAATCAATTGTTCGATTTGCGTAATGATGCCGATGATATTCTAATTGTAAAGAATGGACTTGTTACAGACACAAGTTTCTGTAACATTGCATTGTGGAATGGGATGGAATGGGAGACACCTGCAAAACCACTTTTAAAAGGAACTCGTCGGGAACAATTGCTAAGCAATTTTACCATTAAAGAACGAAATATTTATTTGGAAGATATATATACGTATAATAAAATCAGACTATTTAATGCCATGATACAATTTGGAGAAATAGAACTAATGATAAATAAGTTTACATTAAAAAATACTATTCATAAAAATGCGTAG